The following is a genomic window from Candidatus Dormiibacterota bacterium.
GGTGAAGTCGACGAGCGATTCGTTGACGTCGGGTGGAAGAACGGCGATGCCGTAGCGGCGGGCGTCCTCGATGTACTCGGCAAGTTTGTCGGTGCGGTCTTTCACCGACGTCAGCAGCGCCGTGATGTACTCGAGCGGGTGATTCGCCTTCAGATACGCCGTCTGATAGGCGATCATCGCATACGCTACCGCATGCGACTTGTTGAAGCCGTAGCCGGCGAATGGTTCGACGAACGCAAAGATATCCTCGGCAAGCCGGCGTGAGATGCCGCTGTGATTCATCGCGCCTTCGATGAAGCGCTCCCGGTAGATGGGCACTTGGTCCTTGAGCTTCTTGCCCATGACCTTGCGCAGCTCGTCCGCTTCCCCCATCGAGAATCCAGCCACGTCGCGCGCGATCAGCATGACTTGTTCCTGATACACGGCGATGCCGTAGGTCTCGGCGAGGATCGGTTCTAGCTTCGGATGCAGGTAGTTCGGCCTGCTGCGGCCGTGCTTGTTGCCGATGTAGTGCGGAATCCACTCCATCGGCCCCGGACGGTAGAGCGCGACCAGCGCCACGATGTCTTCGAAACGCGAGGGCTGCAGCTCGGTGCAGACGCGCTTCATGCCCTCCGACTCCAACTGGAAGACGCCCACGGTCTCGCCGCGCCCGAGCATCTCCAGCGTTTTTGCGTCGCCGAGAGGAATCCGCTCGAGCGCGAACGCGCCGTCCGTGGTGCGCCGAATCTCGCGCACGGCGTTGTGCATTACCGTCAGGTTGCGCAAGCCGAGGAAGTCCATCTTGAGCAGGCCGATCTTCTCGATCCACTCCATGTCGTATTGCGTGTTCACGCCGCCATCGCCAAACTTCACGAGCGGCACGTACTCGACGAGGGGTCTGTCCGAGATCACGACGCCCGCCGCGTGAGTTCCCGCGTTGCGCGCGAGTCCTTCGATGGTTTTCGCCGTATCGAGCAAATGACGCAGTTGCGGGCTCGTATCGTAGAGCGATTTCAACTCCGATATCTGCCGGACGGCCGCCGCGATAGACAGCCCCGTAGGGCCTGAAGGGATGAGCTTCGCGACCCGATCGACGTCTGGCAGAGGCACGCCGAGCACGCGTCCAGCGTCGCGGACGGCCGCGCGCGCGGCCATCGTACCGAACGTCACGATCTGTGCAACGCGATCGACGCCGTATTTTTCCGTCACGTATGCGATGACTTCGTCACGCCGTTCCACGCAGAAATCTGTGTCGATGTCGGGCATCGAGATGCGTTCCGGATTCAAGAACCGTTCGAAGAAGAGGTTGAACGCGAGCGGGTCGAGATCGGTAATGCGCAGGCAGTAGGAGACGAGCGAGCCGACGGCCGAGCCGCGGCCCGGCCCCACGGGGATGTCCCGGTCTCGAGCAAACTTGATGAAATCCCACACGATGAGGAAGTAGGATGCGTACCCCATCGCCGCGATGACGCCCAGCTCGTAGTCGAACCGCTCACGCAGTGCGCCATCGTCTCGCGCGCGCTCCTCCCCATAGCGTTCCACAAGCCCCGTTTCGCAGAGCCGGCGCAAGTACGCGTCGTCGTCTCCAGCGTCGGGCGGGACCGGGTACTCCGGCATGCTGAACGTACGCTTCGGGAACGCGAGATCGACGCGCTCGGCGATGCGCAGGGTGTTCTCGCAGGCTTCGGGCAAATCGCTCCAGACGTCGTACATCTCGTCGGGCGTCTTCAGGTAGAACTGATCCGTCGAGAAGCGCAGCCTGTTCGTGTCGGCGACGGTGCGTCCCGTGCCGATGCACAACAGCACGTCGTGCGCGACGGCGTCCGCACGCTCGTGGTAGTGCGCGTCATTCGTGGCCACGATCGGTACGTCGAGCTCGCGCGCGATGCCGATCAGGCCTTCGTTGACGACGTCTTGCTCGGGCATGCCGTGACGCATCACTTCGATATAGAAGCGGTCCCCGAAGATCTCCCGATAGGTCCTGGCGTTGCGAACCGCAGCGACGCGATCGTTGCGCAGGAGCGGGGCGGCCACGAGGCCCGATATGCAGCCGGAGAGGAGGATCAGGCCCCGGTTATGCCGCTCGAGCAGATCAAGGTCGATGCGAGGCTTGTAGTAGTATCCCTCGAGGAAGCCCTTAGAGACGAGGACGCTCAGGTTCCGGTACCCTTCCAGATCGGCCGCGAGGAGGGTCACGTGCGCCTCATCGCGCAGCGTACGATCGAGATGGCCGCGTGGCGCTACGTACGCCTCGCAGCCGATAATAGGAGTGAGGTTCGCTCTGCGCGCTGCATCGTAGAATTCCATCGCACCGTACATCACCCCGTGGTCGGTGAGTGCGACCGCAGGCGAGCCGAACTCGGCGACTCGGCGGCAGAGCTGCTCGATGCGGCATGCACCGTCGAGCAGCGAGTACTCGGAATGGACGTGTAGGTGAACGAACTGATGCAAGCTGTACGTATCAATCTCGGTGGGGCATGACGGACCCTGCTTCTTCTGCTTCCCACGACGGGCCGGCCCCGCACGAGGAGGTCGAGCAACTGAAGTCGCGCCTCGCGGCGCTAGAAGCCGAGAAAAACGAGTACGCCCGGCAGATCGAGGAACTCTTCGTCCTCCAGCAAGTCTTCTCCACCATCAACTCGTCACTCGAGATCAACGACATCCTCTCGACCGTCTTGCGCGGCGTCCGCGCGGCGCTGAAGTTCGGGCGCGTCATTCTCTTCGACGTCCTCGCCGACGGCGCGATCCTCCGGCGGCTCGAGTGCGACGCAGACGGCAACGTCGCTCGCTCCGAGGACGAGCGCTCCTATCGAGCCGACTCGACGTTGCGCGAGGTCGCTTCCGGAGCGATCCCTCTCTCCACGGGTTCGCCCGCCGACCCTGACGCACCGCTGACCGACGGCCGGGGCGCTTACTGCGTCGTTCCTATCGTCACGCGTGACGTGGTACGGGGCTTGCTCTATGCAGACGACCTGCCGACCGCAGAGATCGACGACGGCCACATGCGCATGCTTCTCGACTTCGCCGCACAGGCCGCAATGGCGATGGAGAACGCGCGTCTCTACGACGAAACGCGCCGCCTGCTCGAAGAGACGCAACGCCTAGCCCTGACGGACACGCTGACGGGCATCGCCAACCGGCGAGCCCTCCACCAGCTCTTCGAGCACGAGCTGAGGACGGCAGAGCGCTACCAGACACCGCTCGCGTTTATCATCCTCGATCTCGACGACCTCAAGGCGATCAACGACAGCGGCGGCCACAGTCTGGGCGACCTCGCGCTCCAGCGTTTCTCCCAGGTGCTGCTTGCCAACGCCAGGCGAGGCGATATCGTTGCTCGCTACGCCGGAGACGAGTTCGTCATCGTCATGACCCACAGCGAGCGCCGTGCCGCCGCCAGGGGCGTGGAGCGCGTTCTGAGCGCCCTGCGGCGTCACGGCCTGCCGGCCTCGATCGGCATCGCGATGTTCCCCGACGATGGCCGCGACGCGCAGTCGCTGTTCTTCGCCGCCGATGAAGCGCTCTACGACGCCAAGATCGCAGGCAAGAATCGCTACCGCTTCTACCGCAATCCCGAAGCCGCGCTGCTCGACGTCGCTCAGTGAGGTTCGGTGTCGCCGCCGTCATCGAGTGCCTCGCCCTGCTGCCGCTCCCGCTCTGGATCGTCGCGCTCTTGGCCCGGCGCCGCCGGGGAGAACCCATCGCCGCGCTCGTCCGCGCGACACTCTTCGCAGTGCTCGTCTCCTTCGTGCTCGCGCATGTCAACCGATGGTTCGACGTGTGGAAATCGCACCCGTACTTCCCTAGCGGCCACGAAACGTTTGCGTCGTGCATGGGAGCCGCGGTCGTCGTCGCGGATCGCCGCTACGTAGGGCTCTGCGCGGTCCTGCTCGCGACCTTGGGATATGCCCTCGTCCGCGCCGGGTGGCACGGAAGATTCGAAGTCATCGCTGGCTTCCTGCTCGGTACCGCGACCCTCGCCACGGTACAGGTAATCATCGACAAGGCCGGCTAGCGCGCTTGAACCGACAGCTCCCAACGATAACCGTCTTCATCGTGAAACCAGAGTCCGAGGTTCTTCGATCCCGGCGCCTCAGGACCGACCTCGTTGCCAGGATCCTCGAGCTCCACGCCACCCTCACGTAGCGTTTCCAGAGCCGCTTGCAGCTCCTCGGTATCGCCGAGATGGAAGGACATGTGCCCCAGAACGCCCGGGTGAGGCACGCCGCGATGGAGCACGATCGTGACGCATGCGTTCGTGAGCCCGACGTACTCCTCTCCGCCGAAAATCTCATGCAGGTCGAAATGCCGTTTCCACCATGCGGCGCTCGCGTGCGGATCGCGTACGGCGAGGCCGAAGTGGCCGACCGATCCCAGCTTCACTCTCATCGTATCGCCCTTGCCTCGCGCAGCATACGAAGTACCCGTTCGCGCGGTAAGGCATGCACGGTAATGCCGCCGCGGCCGGTCACCGTCGTCGCCTCGAAGAGCGCGTCGTAGATCGCCGCTTGCGTCGCCTCCGCCGTCGCTCGGTAGAGCGCATCCAGGCGGTCGTTGTCGGAGAGCGCGGCTCTCGTCGGCGCGGTAACCACGAAGTGCCCGGTGTGATGGAAGATACGCGTCGTCGAGAACGCGATGAAGAGGTCGCCGCTGCCGACGTCCGAGGTCAAGCCGGTGCGCCCCATACCCAAGGCCGCGCGGAGCGCAACGGCGTGGAGCTGCCGCGAATCCAGCGGCGCATCGGTGGCAACGACGACGATGATCG
Proteins encoded in this region:
- a CDS encoding DNA polymerase III subunit alpha, giving the protein MHQFVHLHVHSEYSLLDGACRIEQLCRRVAEFGSPAVALTDHGVMYGAMEFYDAARRANLTPIIGCEAYVAPRGHLDRTLRDEAHVTLLAADLEGYRNLSVLVSKGFLEGYYYKPRIDLDLLERHNRGLILLSGCISGLVAAPLLRNDRVAAVRNARTYREIFGDRFYIEVMRHGMPEQDVVNEGLIGIARELDVPIVATNDAHYHERADAVAHDVLLCIGTGRTVADTNRLRFSTDQFYLKTPDEMYDVWSDLPEACENTLRIAERVDLAFPKRTFSMPEYPVPPDAGDDDAYLRRLCETGLVERYGEERARDDGALRERFDYELGVIAAMGYASYFLIVWDFIKFARDRDIPVGPGRGSAVGSLVSYCLRITDLDPLAFNLFFERFLNPERISMPDIDTDFCVERRDEVIAYVTEKYGVDRVAQIVTFGTMAARAAVRDAGRVLGVPLPDVDRVAKLIPSGPTGLSIAAAVRQISELKSLYDTSPQLRHLLDTAKTIEGLARNAGTHAAGVVISDRPLVEYVPLVKFGDGGVNTQYDMEWIEKIGLLKMDFLGLRNLTVMHNAVREIRRTTDGAFALERIPLGDAKTLEMLGRGETVGVFQLESEGMKRVCTELQPSRFEDIVALVALYRPGPMEWIPHYIGNKHGRSRPNYLHPKLEPILAETYGIAVYQEQVMLIARDVAGFSMGEADELRKVMGKKLKDQVPIYRERFIEGAMNHSGISRRLAEDIFAFVEPFAGYGFNKSHAVAYAMIAYQTAYLKANHPLEYITALLTSVKDRTDKLAEYIEDARRYGIAVLPPDVNESLVDFTVVADQIRFGLSAVKGVGEDAVRAIIDARERGGPFTDLFDFAGRVNARQVNRRVFEALVKCGATDALTGNRAQKLAALDLALDLAARATRDLELGQASLFGDIARDAPSLAPVLPSVAAPSQREKLSWEKETLGIFVSGHPLADVQDTLVRSGATVMKALRSLDDDTAVTIAGAVTGARRATTRAGGQILIAQLEDTTGSCEVVVFPKLYPHVQQLFERDRILVVKGRVRIRERPGAHNGDEGNVDLSVSANDVASFEGAAQTHSVRGWLVEVSQREQIDRLAALIERFPGDAPVLLHARGRVRRLPRTIAGDVRVRPELERIFGGEHVREA
- a CDS encoding phosphatase PAP2 family protein, with protein sequence MRFGVAAVIECLALLPLPLWIVALLARRRRGEPIAALVRATLFAVLVSFVLAHVNRWFDVWKSHPYFPSGHETFASCMGAAVVVADRRYVGLCAVLLATLGYALVRAGWHGRFEVIAGFLLGTATLATVQVIIDKAG
- a CDS encoding VOC family protein — protein: MRVKLGSVGHFGLAVRDPHASAAWWKRHFDLHEIFGGEEYVGLTNACVTIVLHRGVPHPGVLGHMSFHLGDTEELQAALETLREGGVELEDPGNEVGPEAPGSKNLGLWFHDEDGYRWELSVQAR
- a CDS encoding sensor domain-containing diguanylate cyclase, which codes for MTDPASSASHDGPAPHEEVEQLKSRLAALEAEKNEYARQIEELFVLQQVFSTINSSLEINDILSTVLRGVRAALKFGRVILFDVLADGAILRRLECDADGNVARSEDERSYRADSTLREVASGAIPLSTGSPADPDAPLTDGRGAYCVVPIVTRDVVRGLLYADDLPTAEIDDGHMRMLLDFAAQAAMAMENARLYDETRRLLEETQRLALTDTLTGIANRRALHQLFEHELRTAERYQTPLAFIILDLDDLKAINDSGGHSLGDLALQRFSQVLLANARRGDIVARYAGDEFVIVMTHSERRAAARGVERVLSALRRHGLPASIGIAMFPDDGRDAQSLFFAADEALYDAKIAGKNRYRFYRNPEAALLDVAQ